A genomic segment from Actinoplanes sichuanensis encodes:
- a CDS encoding ATP-binding protein — protein MSDLYAEAVDGMSYEVPDDLRRVRAFVTERALALGLPEARIEVLTLAVSELTTNTLQHTSGGGHIRVWAEEGRLVCDVVDKGSDRPFGRSMPSAEAVRGRGLAIVERVCDSVYTAAVPGGTLVRICLNL, from the coding sequence ATGTCTGACCTCTACGCCGAGGCCGTCGACGGCATGTCCTACGAGGTCCCCGACGATCTGCGCCGGGTCCGCGCCTTCGTCACCGAGCGGGCACTGGCCCTCGGTCTGCCCGAGGCCCGCATCGAGGTGCTCACGCTCGCCGTCAGCGAGCTCACCACCAACACGCTCCAGCACACCAGCGGCGGCGGCCACATCCGGGTCTGGGCCGAGGAGGGCCGTCTGGTCTGCGACGTCGTCGACAAGGGCTCGGACCGCCCGTTCGGTCGCAGCATGCCGTCGGCCGAAGCGGTCCGCGGCCGGGGCCTGGCCATCGTCGAGCGGGTCTGCGACTCCGTGTACACCGCGGCGGTGCCCGGCGGAACCCTCGTACGGATCTGTCTCAATCTCTGA
- a CDS encoding STAS domain-containing protein encodes MANFEARTSAASGRITVSLTGECDLAARDHLTAVLLDAVHRSRAVFVDFTGLTFIDSSGVHSLVTAHHAAKQTGGHVYVINAVGPVAAVLEITGLDTLLRAPAEERRHV; translated from the coding sequence ATGGCGAACTTCGAGGCGAGGACCTCCGCCGCGAGCGGTCGGATCACCGTGTCCCTGACCGGCGAGTGCGACCTCGCCGCACGTGACCATCTGACCGCCGTCCTGCTCGACGCCGTGCACCGCTCCCGGGCCGTCTTCGTCGACTTCACCGGCCTCACCTTCATCGACTCCAGCGGCGTGCACAGCCTGGTCACCGCCCATCACGCGGCCAAACAGACGGGCGGCCACGTCTACGTGATCAACGCGGTCGGCCCGGTCGCCGCGGTCCTCGAGATCACCGGCCTGGACACTCTGCTTCGTGCCCCGGCCGAAGAGCGCCGTCATGTCTGA
- a CDS encoding N-formylglutamate amidohydrolase, giving the protein MAFDVLPGDSASPVILHVPHSSRQIVESGLFPEIVDEELDHLTDAHTDLIALGAADLAARRPWIFVNRLSRLVVDPERFLEDEMLAVGMGPIYTHGHAGRRLRADDTSRDAMLLETVFQPYAEAMTTLVGRRLAATGRALVLDVHSYPTARLPYELHGDGPRPPVCLGTDPFHTPESLVAAARAAFGDTGLDSPFAGCYVPLQYHRREAAVQALMIEIRRDQYMTEPGGPPTGGLDRITRALAALVDTVDPVPPTGRPAITPISWQG; this is encoded by the coding sequence GTGGCTTTCGACGTTCTGCCGGGCGATTCCGCGTCGCCGGTGATTCTGCACGTTCCCCATTCCTCCCGGCAGATCGTGGAATCCGGCCTTTTTCCGGAAATCGTCGACGAGGAATTGGACCATCTCACCGACGCCCATACCGATCTGATCGCCCTTGGTGCGGCCGACCTGGCCGCCCGCCGACCGTGGATCTTCGTGAACCGGCTGTCCCGACTCGTCGTCGACCCCGAGCGGTTCCTCGAGGACGAGATGCTCGCCGTCGGCATGGGCCCGATCTACACCCACGGCCACGCGGGGCGACGGTTGCGCGCCGACGACACGTCCCGCGACGCGATGCTCCTGGAGACCGTCTTCCAGCCGTACGCCGAAGCGATGACCACACTCGTCGGGCGACGTCTGGCCGCCACCGGTCGGGCGCTGGTGCTCGACGTGCACTCCTACCCGACCGCCCGGCTGCCCTACGAACTGCACGGCGACGGCCCGCGCCCACCCGTCTGCCTCGGCACCGATCCGTTCCACACACCGGAGTCGCTGGTCGCCGCCGCCCGGGCCGCGTTCGGTGACACCGGCCTGGACAGCCCGTTCGCCGGCTGTTACGTCCCGCTCCAGTACCACCGCCGGGAGGCCGCGGTCCAGGCGCTGATGATCGAGATCCGCCGCGACCAGTACATGACCGAACCCGGCGGCCCGCCCACCGGCGGACTCGACCGGATCACCCGCGCCCTGGCCGCCCTGGTCGACACCGTCGATCCGGTCCCTCCGACGGGGCGACCGGCGATCACCCCGATTTCGTGGCAAGGATGA
- the glnII gene encoding glutamine synthetase — protein MAVKAEYLWVDGTQPTAKLRSKTKILAAGEKPGIWGFDGSSTNQAPGDKSDCVLQPVFICPDPIRGGDNIIVLCEVELIDGTPHPTNTRAPLRAVAEKYADQESIFGIEQEYTFFKDGRPLGFPVGGGYPAPQGGYYCGVGADEVFGREIVEEHMDAVLAAGLHLSGINAEVMPGQWEFQIGPVGAPLVADELWVARWLLYRIAEKHGVSATLDPKPVKGDWNGAGAHTNFSTKAMREGYDAIIAGAEALGKKRQEHVDGYGAGIDQRLTGLHETAPWTEYSYGVSDRGASVRIPWQVAKDGKGYIEDRRPNANVDPYVVTRLLIDTICSELA, from the coding sequence ATGGCTGTCAAGGCCGAGTACCTCTGGGTCGACGGAACCCAGCCCACCGCGAAGCTGCGCTCCAAGACCAAGATCCTCGCCGCCGGCGAGAAGCCCGGCATCTGGGGCTTCGACGGATCGAGCACCAACCAGGCGCCCGGTGACAAGTCCGACTGCGTCCTCCAGCCGGTGTTCATCTGCCCCGACCCGATCCGCGGCGGCGACAACATCATCGTGCTGTGCGAGGTCGAGCTGATCGACGGCACCCCGCACCCGACCAACACCCGCGCCCCGCTGCGCGCGGTCGCCGAGAAGTACGCCGACCAGGAGTCGATCTTCGGCATCGAGCAGGAGTACACGTTCTTCAAGGACGGCCGTCCGCTCGGCTTCCCGGTCGGCGGCGGCTACCCGGCCCCGCAGGGCGGCTACTACTGCGGCGTCGGCGCGGACGAGGTCTTCGGCCGTGAGATCGTCGAGGAGCACATGGACGCGGTGCTCGCCGCGGGCCTGCACCTGTCCGGCATCAACGCCGAGGTCATGCCCGGCCAGTGGGAGTTCCAGATCGGCCCGGTCGGCGCCCCGCTGGTCGCCGACGAGCTGTGGGTGGCCCGCTGGCTGCTCTACCGCATCGCCGAGAAGCACGGCGTCTCCGCCACCCTCGACCCGAAGCCGGTCAAGGGCGACTGGAACGGTGCCGGTGCGCACACCAACTTCTCCACCAAGGCCATGCGTGAGGGCTACGACGCGATCATCGCGGGTGCCGAGGCCCTGGGCAAGAAGCGCCAGGAGCACGTCGACGGCTACGGCGCCGGCATCGACCAGCGCCTCACCGGTCTGCACGAGACCGCCCCGTGGACCGAGTACAGCTACGGCGTCTCCGACCGTGGCGCGTCGGTGCGTATCCCGTGGCAGGTCGCCAAGGACGGCAAGGGCTACATCGAGGACCGTCGCCCGAACGCGAACGTCGACCCGTACGTGGTCACCCGCCTGCTGATCGACACGATCTGCTCCGAGCTGGCCTGA
- a CDS encoding LysR family transcriptional regulator → MLDLLHTFLTVYRSGTMTRAAETLGLSQPTVTGQLRSLETRIGQPLFVRGARGVTPTAAADDLARRLDGPMDALAAVASGLTGSPSAGRTLHLGGPAELMSARVLPALAGVIADGTDVRVRLGLADDLLAELSDGRLDLVVSAIRPRRAGLRAEPLCDEEFVLVGSSDKAPDRLLAYAEDLPIIRRWWRHVHGTPPPRRAVLVVPDLRALRAAAVAGIGATVLPRYLVEEELRTGALVDLMPTEDPPINTLYLATRTGARDLAEVRAVLLAAARNW, encoded by the coding sequence ATGCTCGATCTGCTGCACACGTTCCTGACCGTCTACCGCAGCGGCACGATGACCCGGGCGGCCGAGACACTCGGCCTCTCCCAACCGACCGTGACCGGGCAGCTGCGCAGTCTGGAGACCCGGATCGGGCAGCCGCTGTTCGTCCGCGGCGCACGCGGGGTGACGCCGACCGCGGCCGCCGACGACCTGGCCCGCCGCCTCGACGGCCCGATGGACGCGCTCGCCGCGGTGGCGTCCGGGCTGACCGGATCGCCGTCGGCCGGGCGGACCCTGCACCTGGGCGGGCCGGCCGAGCTGATGAGCGCCCGGGTGCTGCCCGCGTTGGCCGGGGTGATCGCCGACGGGACCGACGTGCGGGTCCGGCTCGGGCTGGCCGACGATCTGCTCGCCGAACTGTCCGACGGACGGCTCGACCTGGTGGTCAGCGCGATCCGCCCGCGACGGGCCGGGCTGCGCGCCGAGCCGCTCTGCGACGAGGAGTTCGTGCTGGTCGGCAGTTCCGACAAGGCGCCGGACCGGCTGCTCGCCTACGCCGAGGACCTGCCGATCATCAGACGCTGGTGGCGGCACGTGCACGGCACGCCGCCGCCGAGACGAGCGGTCCTGGTGGTGCCGGATCTGCGGGCGCTACGGGCGGCCGCGGTCGCCGGGATCGGCGCCACGGTGCTGCCCCGTTACCTGGTGGAGGAGGAGCTGCGGACCGGGGCGCTGGTCGACCTGATGCCCACCGAGGATCCGCCGATCAACACCCTCTACCTGGCCACCCGGACCGGCGCCCGGGATCTCGCCGAGGTCCGCGCGGTCCTCCTCGCGGCAGCCCGTAACTGGTGA
- a CDS encoding type 1 glutamine amidotransferase domain-containing protein — protein MTTNTILIGLTSHGDLGGLRSTGYYLPEAAHPWKVFTEAGYTVEFASVAGGEPPVDGADLSDPIQKEFTEQVSLAATPTFAELDPTGYDAVLFAGGHGAMWDFPSDPGLATFARDLYERGGVVAAVCHGPAALTALTLSDGTALVAGKRVAAFTDSEETAVGLTEVVPFLLQSRLEELGAKHSGAADWQPHVVTDGNLVTGQNPASSTGVAEAVVAVLKK, from the coding sequence ATGACGACGAACACGATCCTGATCGGCCTGACCAGTCACGGCGACCTGGGCGGCCTGCGGTCCACCGGCTACTACCTGCCCGAGGCGGCCCATCCGTGGAAGGTGTTCACCGAGGCCGGATACACCGTCGAGTTCGCCTCGGTGGCCGGCGGCGAACCCCCGGTCGACGGCGCCGACCTGTCCGACCCGATCCAGAAGGAGTTCACCGAGCAGGTCTCCCTGGCCGCCACACCGACGTTCGCCGAGCTCGACCCGACCGGTTACGACGCGGTGCTGTTCGCCGGCGGCCACGGCGCCATGTGGGACTTCCCGTCCGACCCCGGCCTGGCGACCTTCGCCCGTGACCTCTACGAACGCGGCGGTGTGGTGGCCGCGGTCTGCCACGGTCCGGCCGCGCTCACCGCGCTCACCCTCTCCGACGGCACCGCCCTGGTCGCCGGGAAACGGGTGGCGGCGTTCACCGACAGCGAGGAGACCGCGGTCGGCCTCACCGAGGTGGTGCCGTTCCTGCTGCAGAGCCGCCTCGAGGAGCTCGGCGCGAAGCACAGTGGGGCCGCCGACTGGCAGCCGCACGTGGTCACCGACGGCAACCTGGTCACCGGGCAGAACCCGGCCTCGTCGACAGGTGTCGCCGAAGCCGTCGTGGCGGTCTTGAAGAAGTGA
- a CDS encoding universal stress protein, with translation MATQRIVVGYDGSPDARKAARWALDEAQRTGATVELLYAYEWPSYVPAAAMMPAAAVYPDADTDGAVGEMLGRALETAGVTHPCVRLRTRVEHGTAAVALAQRSAEASLVVVGGPRHSPVRALLGSTSGSVSAHARCPVVVVRGEPRDTDPVVAGVDDSPAAAMVLGFAFEQAAVRGVPLRAVHGWPAPGGDLLCDANLDAVAAERRRLEAVVDCWRGRFPQVRVSAEVLVGGPGEVLAEAAAGAQLVVAGARARRALRMSLRPSIGRHLLHRARCSIALVHGSR, from the coding sequence GTGGCCACTCAGAGGATCGTCGTGGGTTATGACGGCTCGCCCGACGCACGCAAGGCCGCGCGGTGGGCCCTCGACGAGGCGCAGCGCACCGGCGCCACAGTGGAGCTTCTCTACGCGTACGAATGGCCCAGTTATGTCCCCGCCGCCGCGATGATGCCCGCCGCCGCCGTCTATCCGGACGCCGACACCGACGGCGCGGTCGGCGAGATGCTCGGTCGAGCCCTGGAGACCGCCGGCGTCACTCATCCCTGTGTCCGGCTGCGCACCCGGGTCGAGCACGGCACCGCCGCGGTCGCTCTGGCCCAGCGCAGCGCCGAGGCCTCGCTCGTGGTGGTCGGCGGGCCACGGCACTCGCCGGTGCGGGCGCTGCTCGGCTCGACCAGCGGTTCGGTGAGCGCGCACGCCCGCTGCCCGGTCGTGGTGGTGCGTGGCGAGCCCCGCGACACCGACCCGGTGGTCGCCGGTGTGGACGATTCGCCGGCCGCCGCCATGGTCCTCGGGTTCGCCTTCGAGCAGGCGGCGGTCCGCGGGGTCCCGCTCCGGGCCGTGCACGGCTGGCCGGCACCCGGCGGCGACCTGCTCTGCGACGCCAACCTGGACGCGGTCGCGGCCGAGCGCCGCCGTCTGGAGGCCGTGGTGGACTGCTGGCGCGGCCGGTTCCCGCAGGTCCGGGTCAGCGCCGAGGTCCTGGTCGGCGGGCCCGGTGAGGTGCTGGCCGAGGCCGCGGCGGGCGCGCAGCTGGTGGTGGCCGGAGCCCGGGCCCGGCGGGCTCTGCGGATGTCGCTGCGCCCGTCGATCGGCCGGCACCTGCTGCACCGGGCCCGGTGCAGCATCGCCCTGGTACACGGCAGCCGCTGA